A single genomic interval of Scylla paramamosain isolate STU-SP2022 chromosome 12, ASM3559412v1, whole genome shotgun sequence harbors:
- the LOC135105952 gene encoding uncharacterized protein LOC135105952 isoform X1: MRWWIPALLFGVLAEARDVLSRYRDHGCYVEVARGLRLAPIHVDRYVIADTLQDCKRACDQAFFACKSFSYSNNRRHENENCLLSREDSISLNTNNFRDFFRDFDFDFYERSYNSRECDNDLNNIYYGGRACYDLRRTNMRIDSRFIRRELRTRNRRECELECDRESYCRGFNYRFKTQGFNQYRNNCQLSYQDGSSDFDFHNDLDFDFYEKDYNSQNCHTSESLTVEGIQNHSRDQGGYHGGGYGGGNYGGGRDECFRLVEKQRAISEREAAGSLMARDIRECELVCEQSWQFICKVFSFSYYSASGLRHNCLLSDMEYRDLPLYSLVQDRDSDLYERRLYDRECALDISGTHYQQGEGQSTVSGLRCYRESCRLDRHGGYYFCETDHSGAWDFCCRPHQRCGYSEGYPQAWCYVGSEGHDQWRPCNENAVRGRDFLKNRPDDASNNWTTTTETSPSTEYPPSTVHPLELIDMF, translated from the exons ATGAGGTGGTGGATCCCTGCCCTGCTGTTCGGGGTTCTAGCTGAGGCACGAGATGTCCTTTCCCGCTACAGAGACCATG GGTGCTACGTGGAAGTGGCCCGGGGCTTGAGGTTGGCGCCTATCCATGTTGACAGGTACGTCATCGCTGACACTCTTCAGGACTGTAAGCGGGCGTGCGACCAAGCCTTCTTTGCCTGTAAATCCTTCTCTTACAG TAACAACCGGAGGCATGAGAATGAAAACTGCCTTCTCTCCCGTGAAGATTCCATCTCCCTTAACACCAATAACTTCAGAGACTTCTTCAGGGATTTCGATTTCGATTTCTATGAGAGATCCTACAATAGCCGAGAATGTGACAATGACCTCAACAACATATATTACG GAGGAAGAGCCTGCTACGACCTGAGGAGAACGAACATGAGAATCGACAGTCGCTTTATCAGGAGAGAGCTGAGGACACGAAACAGACGTGAATGCGAGCTGGAGTGTGACCGCGAGTCGTACTGCAGGGGTTTCAACTACCG GTTCAAGACACAAGGGTTCAACCAGTACAGGAACAACTGCCAGCTGAGTTACCAGGACGGAAGCAGCGACTTCGACTTCCACAATGACCTAGATTTTGATTTCTACGAAAAGGACTACAACTCTCAAAACTGCCATAC CTCTGAATCCCTAACTGTTGAGGGGATCCAAAATCACTCCAG GGACCAAGGCGGTTATCATGGTGGTGGCTACGGAGGAGGGAACTATGGCGGTGGTCGAGACG AGTGCTTCCGGCTGGTGGAGAAGCAGAGAGCTATCAGTgagagagaagcagcaggaAGTCTGATGGCGCGGGACATCAGGGAGTGTGAATTGGTCTGCGAGCAGTCGTGGCAATTCATTTGCAAAGTTTTCTCCTTCAG CTACTACTCAGCATCCGGGCTGCGTCACAACTGCCTGCTGAGCGACATGGAATACCGCGACCTGCCCCTGTACAGCCTGGTCCAAGACAGAGATTCGGATCTTTACGAGCGACGCCTCTATGACCGCGAGTGTGCCCTGG ACATCTCCGGAACTCATTACCAACAAGGTGAGGGACAGTCGACTGTGTCTGGGCTACGTTGTTACAGGGAGTCCTGCCGACTGGACAGGCATGGTGGCTACTACTTTTGCGAGACCGACCATTCTGGGGCGTGGGATTTCTGCTGCCGACCGCATCAGAGATGTGGTTATTCTGAAGGATATCCTCAGGCCTG GTGTTACGTGGGGTCGGAGGGTCATGACCAGTGGCGCCCCTGCAACGAGAACGCTGTTAGGGGTCGGGACTTCCTAAAGAACAGACCTGATGATGCCTCAAATAATTGGACCACAACCACCGAGACCTCACCTTCCACAGAATATCCACCCAGCACTGTGCACCCCTTGGAGCTGATCGATATGTTCTAG
- the LOC135105952 gene encoding uncharacterized protein LOC135105952 isoform X2 — protein MRWWIPALLFGVLAEARDVLSRYRDHGCYVEVARGLRLAPIHVDRYVIADTLQDCKRACDQAFFACKSFSYSNNRRHENENCLLSREDSISLNTNNFRDFFRDFDFDFYERSYNSRECDNDLNNIYYGGRACYDLRRTNMRIDSRFIRRELRTRNRRECELECDRESYCRGFNYRFKTQGFNQYRNNCQLSYQDGSSDFDFHNDLDFDFYEKDYNSQNCHTDQGGYHGGGYGGGNYGGGRDECFRLVEKQRAISEREAAGSLMARDIRECELVCEQSWQFICKVFSFSYYSASGLRHNCLLSDMEYRDLPLYSLVQDRDSDLYERRLYDRECALDISGTHYQQGEGQSTVSGLRCYRESCRLDRHGGYYFCETDHSGAWDFCCRPHQRCGYSEGYPQAWCYVGSEGHDQWRPCNENAVRGRDFLKNRPDDASNNWTTTTETSPSTEYPPSTVHPLELIDMF, from the exons ATGAGGTGGTGGATCCCTGCCCTGCTGTTCGGGGTTCTAGCTGAGGCACGAGATGTCCTTTCCCGCTACAGAGACCATG GGTGCTACGTGGAAGTGGCCCGGGGCTTGAGGTTGGCGCCTATCCATGTTGACAGGTACGTCATCGCTGACACTCTTCAGGACTGTAAGCGGGCGTGCGACCAAGCCTTCTTTGCCTGTAAATCCTTCTCTTACAG TAACAACCGGAGGCATGAGAATGAAAACTGCCTTCTCTCCCGTGAAGATTCCATCTCCCTTAACACCAATAACTTCAGAGACTTCTTCAGGGATTTCGATTTCGATTTCTATGAGAGATCCTACAATAGCCGAGAATGTGACAATGACCTCAACAACATATATTACG GAGGAAGAGCCTGCTACGACCTGAGGAGAACGAACATGAGAATCGACAGTCGCTTTATCAGGAGAGAGCTGAGGACACGAAACAGACGTGAATGCGAGCTGGAGTGTGACCGCGAGTCGTACTGCAGGGGTTTCAACTACCG GTTCAAGACACAAGGGTTCAACCAGTACAGGAACAACTGCCAGCTGAGTTACCAGGACGGAAGCAGCGACTTCGACTTCCACAATGACCTAGATTTTGATTTCTACGAAAAGGACTACAACTCTCAAAACTGCCATAC GGACCAAGGCGGTTATCATGGTGGTGGCTACGGAGGAGGGAACTATGGCGGTGGTCGAGACG AGTGCTTCCGGCTGGTGGAGAAGCAGAGAGCTATCAGTgagagagaagcagcaggaAGTCTGATGGCGCGGGACATCAGGGAGTGTGAATTGGTCTGCGAGCAGTCGTGGCAATTCATTTGCAAAGTTTTCTCCTTCAG CTACTACTCAGCATCCGGGCTGCGTCACAACTGCCTGCTGAGCGACATGGAATACCGCGACCTGCCCCTGTACAGCCTGGTCCAAGACAGAGATTCGGATCTTTACGAGCGACGCCTCTATGACCGCGAGTGTGCCCTGG ACATCTCCGGAACTCATTACCAACAAGGTGAGGGACAGTCGACTGTGTCTGGGCTACGTTGTTACAGGGAGTCCTGCCGACTGGACAGGCATGGTGGCTACTACTTTTGCGAGACCGACCATTCTGGGGCGTGGGATTTCTGCTGCCGACCGCATCAGAGATGTGGTTATTCTGAAGGATATCCTCAGGCCTG GTGTTACGTGGGGTCGGAGGGTCATGACCAGTGGCGCCCCTGCAACGAGAACGCTGTTAGGGGTCGGGACTTCCTAAAGAACAGACCTGATGATGCCTCAAATAATTGGACCACAACCACCGAGACCTCACCTTCCACAGAATATCCACCCAGCACTGTGCACCCCTTGGAGCTGATCGATATGTTCTAG
- the LOC135105952 gene encoding uncharacterized protein LOC135105952 isoform X3, with protein sequence MVAMGGKICPGVSQGIVLGFFFLVARGQCDYIVGGKLSSGNTIGDTNYFHILVEEATHSRAPRPGVPWIWPGGAESEHFVSNTGGRACYDLRRTNMRIDSRFIRRELRTRNRRECELECDRESYCRGFNYRFKTQGFNQYRNNCQLSYQDGSSDFDFHNDLDFDFYEKDYNSQNCHTSESLTVEGIQNHSRDQGGYHGGGYGGGNYGGGRDECFRLVEKQRAISEREAAGSLMARDIRECELVCEQSWQFICKVFSFSYYSASGLRHNCLLSDMEYRDLPLYSLVQDRDSDLYERRLYDRECALDISGTHYQQGEGQSTVSGLRCYRESCRLDRHGGYYFCETDHSGAWDFCCRPHQRCGYSEGYPQAWCYVGSEGHDQWRPCNENAVRGRDFLKNRPDDASNNWTTTTETSPSTEYPPSTVHPLELIDMF encoded by the exons ATGGTAGCCATGGGAGGGAAAATATGTCCTGGCGTGTCGCAGGGTATCGTTCTCgggttttttttccttgttgctCGCGGCCAATGCGACTATATAGTTGGTGGAAAGTTGTCTTCTGGAAACACCATCGGCGACACTAATTACTTCCATATTCTGGTGGAGGAAGCCACCCATTCTCGGGCACCCAGGCCTGGGGTGCCCTGGATCTGGCCCGGAGGTGCAGAAAGCGAACACTTCGTCTCGAATACAG GAGGAAGAGCCTGCTACGACCTGAGGAGAACGAACATGAGAATCGACAGTCGCTTTATCAGGAGAGAGCTGAGGACACGAAACAGACGTGAATGCGAGCTGGAGTGTGACCGCGAGTCGTACTGCAGGGGTTTCAACTACCG GTTCAAGACACAAGGGTTCAACCAGTACAGGAACAACTGCCAGCTGAGTTACCAGGACGGAAGCAGCGACTTCGACTTCCACAATGACCTAGATTTTGATTTCTACGAAAAGGACTACAACTCTCAAAACTGCCATAC CTCTGAATCCCTAACTGTTGAGGGGATCCAAAATCACTCCAG GGACCAAGGCGGTTATCATGGTGGTGGCTACGGAGGAGGGAACTATGGCGGTGGTCGAGACG AGTGCTTCCGGCTGGTGGAGAAGCAGAGAGCTATCAGTgagagagaagcagcaggaAGTCTGATGGCGCGGGACATCAGGGAGTGTGAATTGGTCTGCGAGCAGTCGTGGCAATTCATTTGCAAAGTTTTCTCCTTCAG CTACTACTCAGCATCCGGGCTGCGTCACAACTGCCTGCTGAGCGACATGGAATACCGCGACCTGCCCCTGTACAGCCTGGTCCAAGACAGAGATTCGGATCTTTACGAGCGACGCCTCTATGACCGCGAGTGTGCCCTGG ACATCTCCGGAACTCATTACCAACAAGGTGAGGGACAGTCGACTGTGTCTGGGCTACGTTGTTACAGGGAGTCCTGCCGACTGGACAGGCATGGTGGCTACTACTTTTGCGAGACCGACCATTCTGGGGCGTGGGATTTCTGCTGCCGACCGCATCAGAGATGTGGTTATTCTGAAGGATATCCTCAGGCCTG GTGTTACGTGGGGTCGGAGGGTCATGACCAGTGGCGCCCCTGCAACGAGAACGCTGTTAGGGGTCGGGACTTCCTAAAGAACAGACCTGATGATGCCTCAAATAATTGGACCACAACCACCGAGACCTCACCTTCCACAGAATATCCACCCAGCACTGTGCACCCCTTGGAGCTGATCGATATGTTCTAG
- the LOC135105953 gene encoding uncharacterized protein LOC135105953, with amino-acid sequence MTKPGPGHYKSLRASVTSYGSKFSNLVEMKLISLFLAMAVALAALMGSAEAHPEPWALADPDPEALADPDPEALANPDPWNFRRRRYRRKQYRPYSYKIRYW; translated from the exons ATGACCAAACCAGGCCCGGGACACTATAAGTCTCTTCGAGCTTCAGTGACCAGTTACGGCTCAAAGTTCAGCAATCTTGTCGAAATGAAATTG ATATCCCTCTTCCTGGCCATGGCTGTAGCTCTTGCCGCCCTGATGGGGTCTGCTGAGGCCCATCCAGAGCCATGGGCATTGGCTGATCCTGATCCTGAGGCTCTGGCTGATCCTGATCCAGAGGCCTTGGCAAACCCCGACCCTTGGAATTTCAGGCGCAGACGCTACCGCCGCAAGCAGTACCGCCCTTACTCGTACAAAATCAGATACTGGTAG